A region of Sparus aurata chromosome 8, fSpaAur1.1, whole genome shotgun sequence DNA encodes the following proteins:
- the si:dkey-103i16.6 gene encoding NAD-dependent protein deacetylase sirtuin-3 isoform X1, translating into MNRSGSSCDKKAAQPPVTRLTRSSSCTQSRQSDPTETQESGPGLYGKQRKKQTDSALAQDLSQMSVSGQDGLSTSEGKMSKGSGDSVQAAQSSGSKPDLSSPSVVSAKSSSRGGLASVARLVKLGRCKNVVVVAGAGISTASGIPDFRTPGTGLYANLEKYNIPYPEAIFNIDYFSNDPQPFFSLAKALYPGSHRPNYIHYFIRMLHHKGLLLRMYTQNIDGLEKVCGIPDDKLVEAHGSFATASCHLCYTTYPAEEAKHAIMSDNVPICTFCAATVKPDVVFFGEDLPQKYFLHTKDFPKADLLIIMGTSLQIEPFASLVNTVRSTVPRLLLNRHAVGPFQRVPLRRGDHVELGDLEDTVRRFAEMLGWNNEIEELMRSQETQCLPTLISNPPSVTPCQSRGASELPARLETSRSRPGAQRGASSGSSEETDSETDSKSSASSGLSN; encoded by the exons ATGAACAGGTCCGGGTCCAGCTGCGATAAAAAAGCCGCCCAGCCTCCAGTCACCAGGTTAACTCGCAGCTCCAGCTGCACCCAGAGCAGACAGAGCGACCCCACAGAGACCCAGGAGTCCGGACCGGGCCTGTATGGAAAACAACGAAAGAAGCAAACGGACTCCGCTTTGGCTCAGGACCTCAGTCAGATGAGTGTGAGTGGACAGGACGGTTTAAGTACAAG TGAAGGAAAGATGTCCAAAGGCAGCGGTGACTCTGTGCAGGCTGCTCAGTCCTCTGGGTCCAAACCTGATCTGAGCAGTCCCTCAGTGGTTTCTGCCAAGTCCTCATCCCGGGGCGGTCTGGCCTCTGTGGCTCGTCTGGTGAAGCTCGGTCGCTGTAAGAACGTGGTGGTGGTGGCCGGGGCAGGAATCAGCACGGCCAGCGGCATCCCAGACTTCAG AACTCCAGGAACCGGTCTTTACGCCAACTTGGAGAAGTACAACATTCCCTACCCAGAAGCTATTTTCAACATCGACTACTTCTCCAACGACCCGCAGCCTTTCTTCTCCCTGGCCAAAGCTCTGTATCCCGGCAGCCACCGACCCAACTACATACACTATTTCATCCGCATGCTCCATCACAAAGGCCTGCTGCTCCGAATGTACACCCAGAACATCGACGGCCTGGAGAAAG TGTGTGGCATTCCCGATGACAAACTTGTGGAAGCTCACGGTAGTTTTGCCACAGCTTCCTGTCACCTGTGCTACACTACGTACCCTGCTGAGGAGGCGAAG caTGCCATAATGAGCGACAACGTCCCCATATGCACATTCTGCGCTGCGACAGTCAAACCTGATGTCGTGTTTTTCGGAGAGGACCTTCCCCAGAAGTATTTCCTCCACACTAAAGACTTCCCCAAAGCAGACCTGCTGATCATCATGGGCACATCTTTACAA ATTGAGCCGTTTGCCAGCCTGGTGAACACGGTGCGCTCCACTGTGCCACGTCTCCTCCTGAACCGACACGCTGTGGGCCCCTTCCAGAGGGTCCCACTGCGCCGAGGAGACCACGTGGAGCTGGGCGACCTGGAGGATACAGTACGGAGGTTTGCTGAAATGCTCGGCTGGAATAATGAGATAGAAGAGCTGATGAGGAGTCAGGAAACACAG TGCCTCCCTACGTTGATAAGCAATCCTCCGTCAGTGACACCGTGTCAGAGCAGAGGAGCTTCAGAGCTTCCGGCCAGACTGGAGACATCCAGGTCCAGACCAGGAGCTCAAAGAGGAgccagcagcggcagcagcgagGAGACGGACTCAGAAACAGATAGCAAGAGCTCCGCGTCATCCGGCCTGAGCAACTGA
- the si:dkey-103i16.6 gene encoding NAD-dependent protein deacetylase sirtuin-3 isoform X2, whose amino-acid sequence MNRSGSSCDKKAAQPPVTRLTRSSSCTQSRQSDPTETQESGPGLYGKQRKKQTDSALAQDLSQMSVSGQDGLSTSEGKMSKGSGDSVQAAQSSGSKPDLSSPSVVSAKSSSRGGLASVARLVKLGRCKNVVVVAGAGISTASGIPDFRTPGTGLYANLEKYNIPYPEAIFNIDYFSNDPQPFFSLAKALYPGSHRPNYIHYFIRMLHHKGLLLRMYTQNIDGLEKVCGIPDDKLVEAHGSFATASCHLCYTTYPAEEAKHAIMSDNVPICTFCAATVKPDVVFFGEDLPQKYFLHTKDFPKADLLIIMGTSLQIEPFASLVNTVRSTVPRLLLNRHAVGPFQRVPLRRGDHVELGDLEDTVRRFAEMLGWNNEIEELMRSQETQDMPSDYGSNLPLCSASLR is encoded by the exons ATGAACAGGTCCGGGTCCAGCTGCGATAAAAAAGCCGCCCAGCCTCCAGTCACCAGGTTAACTCGCAGCTCCAGCTGCACCCAGAGCAGACAGAGCGACCCCACAGAGACCCAGGAGTCCGGACCGGGCCTGTATGGAAAACAACGAAAGAAGCAAACGGACTCCGCTTTGGCTCAGGACCTCAGTCAGATGAGTGTGAGTGGACAGGACGGTTTAAGTACAAG TGAAGGAAAGATGTCCAAAGGCAGCGGTGACTCTGTGCAGGCTGCTCAGTCCTCTGGGTCCAAACCTGATCTGAGCAGTCCCTCAGTGGTTTCTGCCAAGTCCTCATCCCGGGGCGGTCTGGCCTCTGTGGCTCGTCTGGTGAAGCTCGGTCGCTGTAAGAACGTGGTGGTGGTGGCCGGGGCAGGAATCAGCACGGCCAGCGGCATCCCAGACTTCAG AACTCCAGGAACCGGTCTTTACGCCAACTTGGAGAAGTACAACATTCCCTACCCAGAAGCTATTTTCAACATCGACTACTTCTCCAACGACCCGCAGCCTTTCTTCTCCCTGGCCAAAGCTCTGTATCCCGGCAGCCACCGACCCAACTACATACACTATTTCATCCGCATGCTCCATCACAAAGGCCTGCTGCTCCGAATGTACACCCAGAACATCGACGGCCTGGAGAAAG TGTGTGGCATTCCCGATGACAAACTTGTGGAAGCTCACGGTAGTTTTGCCACAGCTTCCTGTCACCTGTGCTACACTACGTACCCTGCTGAGGAGGCGAAG caTGCCATAATGAGCGACAACGTCCCCATATGCACATTCTGCGCTGCGACAGTCAAACCTGATGTCGTGTTTTTCGGAGAGGACCTTCCCCAGAAGTATTTCCTCCACACTAAAGACTTCCCCAAAGCAGACCTGCTGATCATCATGGGCACATCTTTACAA ATTGAGCCGTTTGCCAGCCTGGTGAACACGGTGCGCTCCACTGTGCCACGTCTCCTCCTGAACCGACACGCTGTGGGCCCCTTCCAGAGGGTCCCACTGCGCCGAGGAGACCACGTGGAGCTGGGCGACCTGGAGGATACAGTACGGAGGTTTGCTGAAATGCTCGGCTGGAATAATGAGATAGAAGAGCTGATGAGGAGTCAGGAAACACAG GACATGCCTTCTGACTATGGCAGTAATCTTCCTCTCTGCAGTGCCTCCCTACGTTGA